One window from the genome of Fulvivirga lutea encodes:
- a CDS encoding M57 family metalloprotease: MRKFNSFILATVFAGSIFYSCDNAEIAPSEEPISETTLSQIKSLGFSTEGAIRFEQGYLVENDIYLTDASIASMSEPNFIPTVEQYSTNELVCGSRVITVYAPVGGRSGYSAGMIAGLDLAIARYNAENLTISFQRVSSSNNADIVMTRLSKRDERQGVLGSAGFPSSCNPYGQIKMSGVLESSYGLSTGGIATIIAHEMGHCIGFRHTDFFDRSISCGGGPANEGASTVGANHIPGTPTGASAAAKSWMLACTDGGDRPFNNDDKTALNYLY, translated from the coding sequence ATGAGAAAGTTTAATTCTTTCATTCTAGCTACCGTTTTCGCTGGTAGTATTTTCTATTCTTGTGACAATGCTGAAATTGCACCTTCCGAAGAACCAATCTCAGAAACTACATTATCACAAATTAAGTCTTTAGGCTTCAGCACAGAAGGAGCGATTAGATTCGAGCAAGGATATCTCGTTGAAAATGATATATATCTTACTGATGCCTCTATCGCATCTATGAGTGAGCCTAACTTTATCCCAACAGTTGAGCAGTATAGCACCAACGAACTAGTGTGTGGTTCGAGAGTAATTACTGTATATGCACCTGTTGGTGGAAGAAGTGGATATAGCGCAGGCATGATTGCTGGTTTGGATTTAGCCATTGCTAGATACAACGCAGAAAACCTTACTATATCTTTCCAAAGAGTATCTTCTTCTAACAATGCTGACATTGTAATGACAAGATTGAGCAAGAGAGATGAAAGACAAGGAGTTTTAGGATCTGCAGGATTTCCTTCTAGCTGTAATCCTTATGGACAAATTAAAATGAGTGGTGTGCTTGAGTCTTCTTACGGGCTAAGCACTGGTGGCATCGCTACTATTATTGCTCATGAAATGGGTCACTGCATCGGTTTCCGTCATACTGACTTCTTCGATAGAAGCATAAGCTGTGGTGGAGGTCCTGCAAATGAAGGTGCCAGCACTGTAGGTGCAAACCACATCCCTGGTACTCCAACAGGCGCTTCAGCTGCTGCTAAATCTTGGATGCTTGCTTGTACAGATGGTGGCGACAGACCATTTAATAATGATGACAAAACTGCTCTTAACTATTTATATTAA
- a CDS encoding M57 family metalloprotease translates to MKKFNSFIVATVFAGSIFYSCDNAEVAPSEEPISLETMSQIKSLGFSTEGVIRFEEGYLVENDIYLTDASIASMSEPNYIPTVEQYSTNELVCGSRVITIYAPEEGATSGGGGKGKKGGGGSGGYSPAMIAGLDEAISRYNSENLTISFQRVTSASGADIVMTRLSKRDERQGVLGSAGFPTNCNPYGEIKMSGVLESSYGLSTNGIATIIAHEMGHCIGFRHTDFFDRSISCGGGTANEGAGSIGANHIPGTPTGADLQGAGSWMLACTDGGNRPFTNADKTALDYLY, encoded by the coding sequence ATGAAGAAGTTTAATTCTTTCATTGTAGCTACCGTTTTTGCAGGTAGTATTTTCTATTCTTGTGACAATGCAGAAGTAGCTCCATCTGAAGAGCCAATCTCTTTAGAAACTATGTCACAAATCAAATCTTTAGGGTTCAGTACTGAAGGCGTTATCAGATTCGAAGAGGGATACCTTGTAGAAAATGATATTTATCTAACTGACGCTTCAATTGCGAGTATGAGTGAGCCTAATTACATTCCAACTGTTGAGCAGTACAGCACTAACGAATTAGTATGTGGCTCAAGAGTAATCACTATCTATGCTCCTGAAGAAGGTGCAACTTCCGGTGGTGGCGGAAAAGGTAAAAAAGGTGGCGGAGGTAGCGGAGGCTACAGTCCTGCTATGATTGCCGGACTTGACGAGGCTATCTCTAGATATAACTCTGAGAACCTTACTATTTCTTTCCAACGAGTTACAAGTGCTTCAGGCGCGGATATTGTAATGACTCGATTGAGTAAAAGAGATGAAAGACAAGGTGTGTTAGGATCTGCCGGATTCCCTACAAATTGCAATCCTTACGGTGAGATTAAAATGAGTGGTGTTCTTGAGTCTTCTTACGGACTAAGTACAAACGGAATTGCTACGATCATTGCTCACGAAATGGGTCACTGCATCGGATTCCGTCACACAGACTTCTTCGACAGAAGCATTAGCTGTGGTGGTGGAACTGCTAACGAAGGTGCTGGAAGTATCGGAGCAAACCACATTCCTGGAACTCCAACTGGTGCTGATTTGCAAGGTGCCGGATCTTGGATGTTAGCTTGTACTGACGGTGGAAACAGACCTTTCACAAATGCAGACAAAACTGCTTTAGATTATCTTTACTAA
- a CDS encoding DUF2461 domain-containing protein — MSLSKETFTFLNDLSQNNNREWFNANKDRYVSAHEKAISFADELIEQMKKHDDIETPNGKKSLFRIYRDVRFSKDKSPYKNHFSGNLKRATKWLRGGYYFHLEPGNVLIAGGFFDPNKDDLLRIRQEIAADAGPLRDILNNAAFKKAFGTLQGDQLKTAPKGFDKDHPDIDLINYKNYYVVSKFSDTEALKPDFAQKVSERFQILRPYLNYFSEVLTTDENGLPIE, encoded by the coding sequence ATGAGTTTATCAAAAGAAACGTTCACTTTCTTGAATGACCTTTCTCAAAATAATAACAGAGAGTGGTTTAATGCCAATAAAGATAGATATGTGAGCGCTCATGAAAAGGCCATTTCGTTTGCGGATGAGCTCATCGAACAAATGAAAAAGCATGATGATATTGAAACTCCTAATGGCAAAAAGTCGCTTTTTCGTATTTATAGAGATGTTCGTTTTTCTAAAGATAAATCTCCCTACAAAAATCACTTTAGTGGCAACCTAAAAAGGGCTACCAAATGGTTAAGAGGTGGTTATTATTTTCACCTGGAGCCAGGCAACGTTTTGATAGCTGGTGGCTTTTTCGATCCCAACAAAGATGATTTATTAAGAATCCGACAGGAAATTGCAGCTGATGCAGGGCCTTTAAGAGACATATTAAATAATGCAGCTTTTAAAAAAGCCTTTGGAACATTACAGGGTGATCAACTTAAAACTGCACCGAAAGGATTTGATAAGGATCATCCGGATATCGATCTAATAAACTATAAAAACTACTATGTGGTTAGCAAGTTTTCAGACACAGAAGCTCTTAAACCTGACTTTGCTCAAAAGGTATCTGAGCGCTTTCAAATTTTACGGCCTTACTTGAATTATTTTAGCGAGGTGCTTACTACCGATGAAAATGGTTTGCCGATAGAATAG
- a CDS encoding S1/P1 nuclease encodes MRIIALLVFSTLLSIPSFGWGPIGHRTIGLVAQQHLSKKTKRKLREILKHESLAVVSMWMDEERSNPNYKHMEDWHWVDIPDGKTYAESEKNPNGDAIQTINRLIDELESGTLSLEEEKINIKMLVHIIGDIHMPLHVGKTGDQGGNKVKVRFFGDETNLHTVWDSKIIDSKKFSYTELAAAIDHFDDESTIEKWQSDDVMVWVEESMSYRDLIYDLPEDKYIGYYYIYDAWPVIQERLHKAGVRLAGVLNKIYG; translated from the coding sequence ATGAGAATTATTGCACTTCTAGTATTTAGCACGCTATTATCTATCCCATCTTTTGGTTGGGGACCTATTGGACACAGAACCATTGGGTTAGTAGCACAACAACATCTATCGAAAAAGACTAAGCGTAAGCTAAGGGAAATTTTAAAACATGAATCACTGGCGGTTGTAAGTATGTGGATGGATGAAGAACGCTCCAACCCGAACTATAAACACATGGAAGATTGGCACTGGGTAGACATACCGGACGGTAAAACCTATGCCGAATCTGAAAAGAACCCCAATGGTGATGCTATTCAAACGATCAACCGATTAATTGATGAACTGGAAAGTGGAACACTCTCATTGGAAGAAGAAAAGATTAACATAAAAATGCTTGTACACATAATCGGTGATATACACATGCCTTTACATGTTGGTAAAACTGGTGACCAGGGTGGTAACAAAGTAAAAGTTCGATTCTTTGGTGATGAAACGAACCTTCATACCGTATGGGATTCTAAAATTATCGACAGTAAAAAATTCAGCTATACCGAACTTGCTGCTGCCATAGATCATTTCGATGATGAAAGTACGATAGAAAAATGGCAAAGTGATGATGTGATGGTATGGGTAGAAGAATCTATGAGCTACAGGGATTTGATTTACGATCTACCTGAAGACAAATACATCGGGTATTATTATATCTATGATGCATGGCCGGTAATTCAGGAAAGGCTACACAAAGCTGGAGTTAGATTAGCAGGAGTACTGAACAAGATATACGGATGA
- the hemA gene encoding glutamyl-tRNA reductase, translating to MENAFKISGFSFKNTPLEIREKLALNEPEAKQLMQFLNQTVQANDLMVLSTCNRTEIYYDHELDLNNEIATSLSLIKGLNKEEILKHLTCTSDSEEAVNHLFEVAMGLDAQVVGDIQISNQVKKAYQWSADENVAGPFLHRLMHTIFYANKRVVQETAFRDGAASVSYAAKELIEDLTSEFKEPKILILGLGEIGEDVCRNYAGTTKSVTIANRTKEKAVTLGVECNFPVIDFNKALETLADYDVIVSSVAHSEPIITRDMIVSMNILSHKFFIDLSVPRSIETSIEDHAGALLYNIDNIQSKASEALNKRIAAVPDVKRIISETQEEFGEWSREMAVSPTIKKLKNALEAIRQEELKRYLKDGDSTEAKVIDTVTKSMMQKIIKLPVLQLKAACKRGEAETLIDVLNDLFDLDKADQKVK from the coding sequence ATGGAAAATGCCTTTAAAATCAGCGGGTTTTCATTTAAAAACACTCCTTTAGAAATAAGGGAGAAATTGGCTTTAAATGAGCCTGAAGCAAAACAATTGATGCAGTTTTTAAATCAAACTGTTCAAGCCAATGATTTAATGGTGTTATCTACCTGTAATAGAACTGAAATCTATTACGACCATGAACTAGACCTTAACAACGAAATTGCTACTTCGCTTTCACTTATTAAGGGCTTAAATAAAGAGGAAATTCTAAAACACCTGACATGCACTTCTGATTCGGAAGAGGCTGTTAACCACCTTTTTGAGGTGGCTATGGGCCTGGACGCTCAGGTTGTTGGAGATATTCAAATTAGCAATCAGGTTAAGAAAGCCTACCAGTGGAGTGCAGATGAAAATGTTGCAGGCCCATTCTTGCACCGTTTAATGCACACAATTTTTTATGCGAATAAAAGAGTCGTGCAAGAAACAGCCTTTAGAGATGGTGCGGCATCTGTTTCTTACGCAGCTAAAGAATTAATCGAAGACTTAACTTCTGAATTCAAAGAGCCGAAAATATTGATCTTAGGTCTTGGTGAAATTGGTGAGGATGTTTGCAGAAACTACGCAGGCACTACCAAAAGTGTCACCATTGCAAATCGCACAAAAGAGAAGGCTGTTACTTTGGGTGTTGAGTGCAATTTTCCTGTCATAGATTTTAACAAAGCATTAGAAACACTCGCAGACTATGACGTAATCGTTTCATCAGTCGCACATTCAGAGCCCATAATCACCAGAGATATGATTGTTTCTATGAACATTCTGTCTCACAAGTTTTTCATTGACCTTTCAGTGCCAAGAAGCATTGAAACCTCTATTGAAGATCATGCTGGTGCTTTATTATATAATATTGACAACATTCAAAGCAAAGCATCGGAAGCACTGAATAAGCGAATAGCTGCAGTGCCTGATGTAAAAAGAATTATTTCTGAAACTCAGGAAGAATTTGGCGAATGGTCGAGAGAAATGGCTGTTTCTCCAACCATTAAAAAACTTAAGAATGCGTTAGAAGCAATCCGCCAAGAAGAGCTAAAACGTTATTTAAAAGACGGTGATAGTACAGAGGCCAAAGTAATCGACACGGTTACAAAGAGCATGATGCAAAAAATTATCAAATTACCTGTTCTTCAGCTAAAAGCAGCATGCAAAAGAGGTGAAGCCGAAACACTTATCGATGTGCTGAATGATCTTTTTGATCTGGACAAAGCCGATCAAAAGGTAAAATAG
- a CDS encoding ComEA family DNA-binding protein, which yields MIIVKIAAVNKLNYLLRSALGISKTEANGIMLLIPVMFMLIASPYFYQYAMLGEAIALDYAEMDKLTTEMEARIKKKDSLSFKTYKRYETNKSKKFEYLTNKYPEKRFDNTERTTTKYTKPVITSFDLNMVDTTGLKRVYGIGPVLANRIVKYRELLGGFTSKSQLREVYGLQDSVILALDTLAYIGDTFNPSQLNINQLDENTLKKHPYFSWKEANAIINYRYQHGEFKSAEDLRKIHLLDSSKISRLLPYITF from the coding sequence TTGATTATAGTTAAAATTGCAGCGGTGAATAAATTGAACTATCTCCTTAGGTCTGCATTGGGTATCTCTAAAACAGAGGCCAACGGTATTATGTTACTGATCCCTGTCATGTTTATGCTCATTGCATCACCATATTTTTATCAATACGCAATGCTTGGTGAGGCAATTGCGTTGGATTATGCAGAAATGGATAAACTCACCACAGAAATGGAAGCCAGGATTAAGAAAAAGGACTCCCTTTCGTTCAAAACGTATAAACGGTATGAAACGAATAAAAGTAAGAAGTTTGAGTATCTGACTAATAAATATCCTGAAAAGAGATTTGACAATACTGAGAGAACCACAACTAAATACACCAAACCCGTAATTACTTCGTTCGATTTGAATATGGTTGATACTACTGGATTGAAGCGCGTTTATGGTATTGGGCCCGTATTGGCAAACAGAATTGTAAAGTATAGAGAGTTATTGGGTGGTTTTACATCCAAAAGTCAGCTAAGAGAGGTTTATGGGCTGCAGGACTCCGTGATATTGGCATTAGACACCTTGGCTTATATTGGCGATACGTTTAACCCTAGTCAATTGAACATTAATCAGTTAGATGAAAATACATTGAAGAAGCATCCCTACTTTTCTTGGAAAGAGGCCAATGCTATTATCAATTACAGATATCAGCATGGTGAATTTAAATCGGCCGAAGACCTTCGAAAGATTCATCTGCTGGACTCGTCTAAAATAAGCCGACTTTTGCCTTACATCACTTTTTAG
- a CDS encoding AAA domain-containing protein: MHEILKSYLKRLTNLTLNNRSLFLLRQNKDQFIDLYDFNFNIKDGSFQIIESLISGNRLSLCQQFDSRDEETNVASSRLKRISRTEKFIYEERGSKDLYVGWPFVKGKLSDGTPVRCPLLFFPVDLELQSSKWLLKPRADEGPSFNKSFLLAYSHYNNVPIEDDFIDRNLEDFDTDSTVFRTSLYQLFKDSDIELNFNQDNFQDTLQKFEEYTKSDYEEAFGTGELKLFPEAVLGIFPQSGSYLVPDYNTLLSNKTIQDIEQFFISAQPEESTRSYGFLDSVDEEKTFTPFKMDAHQENALKAIKKGKSIVVQGPPGTGKSQLICNLISDHIATGKKVLVVSQKRAALDVVYNRMKEKEITPFLGLVHDFKNDRKTIFENIARQVDRIDEYKMLNNGLDSIQLERKFLQVSRRIDQISEELEEFKFALFDESECGVAVKELYLTSDQDAQTVNFKQEYTQFRLNEIDDFIIRLRDYTEYVDKFGRPEYEWSDRRSFKDYGVAERQRLNEILDEIPAYQDEIAERALNIVGSKLTLEDFEFILSKRDYIVQMLGTLKDPNAYEYFQHLNNYSDSETSALWLSNIERVVMECYKGEGPEVSIPSDQLGKFQETLHRNMDARKNLFRLIKWRLFSKDKYWIKRVLVENGLKRNKEGFKTLVERIDNRLNLEHNITKMKERGWIIGIPTNYEKVQFQTWFHLFKLTIKAKLIFNSLRNFKQYFNVQKITYGELKDKIEQLFEIIKETPQRKEKWLLYLTEGQILSIENNTEMAAVMKESLKKDFEELCDFDRVQDEMEPGQIKALDKLIQDAKVTSTKDLETVFQNSIRLAWIDHIETKYPILRSVSSRKFHKLEAELQNAVKEKLSVTNDMLLLRAREKTYVNAEHNRLNNMVTYRDLYHQVTKKRRVWPLRKLISEHSNELFDLVPCWLASPESVSAIFPMREMFDLVIFDEASQCFAEKGIPAMYRGRKVLIAGDSKQLRPNDLYQVRFDDESELPELEVDSLLELAERYLMNIQLNGHYRSRSLDLIDFSNQHFYQGKLKLLPDFDVVNTTEPGIEYLKVDGVWENNTNDMEADKVVDLLLKIAGSSNKSSVGVVTFNAKQQQHILDKIDEKFIEQGVLWPEGWFVKNIENVQGDEKDIIIFSTAYGPDPKGKIVMQFGSLNASGGENRLNVAVTRAREKVIIVSSLMPQQLKVEDTKNEGPKLLKKYLEYAYMVSEGNFQPTLPAIKPHSANWYLKTQLMSWVNDHSENFTLTEELPFTDITVKQGDQYKALLLTDDDLYYQSPSIKDVHVYTPFTLSKKNWRFRGFFSREWWSHREQVEETILRFVEGS, translated from the coding sequence ATGCACGAAATTTTAAAATCATATTTAAAACGTCTTACTAACCTCACGCTGAATAACCGGTCGTTATTTCTGCTGCGGCAAAACAAAGATCAGTTTATTGATTTATACGATTTTAATTTTAATATAAAAGATGGTTCATTCCAGATTATAGAATCTCTAATTTCAGGTAATCGACTGTCATTATGCCAGCAATTTGATAGCCGAGATGAAGAAACTAATGTGGCTAGTAGCCGACTGAAAAGAATTTCCAGAACGGAGAAGTTTATTTACGAAGAGCGAGGCTCCAAAGATTTATATGTAGGCTGGCCATTTGTAAAGGGTAAACTTTCAGATGGAACGCCTGTCCGTTGCCCGCTTTTGTTTTTCCCCGTTGATCTAGAGTTACAATCCTCCAAATGGCTGCTGAAACCCAGAGCGGACGAAGGACCTTCCTTTAACAAGTCTTTTTTGCTGGCTTATTCACATTATAATAATGTGCCTATCGAGGACGACTTCATTGATCGAAACCTCGAAGACTTTGACACGGACAGCACCGTATTTAGAACGTCACTCTATCAACTCTTTAAGGATAGCGATATTGAGCTGAATTTCAACCAGGATAATTTTCAAGATACGCTTCAAAAATTTGAGGAATATACCAAGTCCGATTACGAAGAAGCCTTTGGTACTGGCGAGCTGAAGTTATTTCCAGAGGCTGTGCTGGGAATTTTCCCGCAATCAGGTTCGTATTTGGTTCCTGATTATAATACACTACTATCTAACAAAACCATCCAGGATATAGAACAGTTTTTTATATCCGCTCAACCTGAAGAGAGCACTAGGAGTTATGGTTTTTTAGATAGCGTGGACGAGGAGAAAACGTTTACTCCTTTTAAAATGGATGCCCACCAGGAAAATGCCTTAAAGGCGATAAAAAAGGGTAAGTCTATTGTGGTGCAAGGCCCTCCCGGAACCGGTAAATCTCAACTGATCTGTAACCTGATATCTGACCACATTGCTACGGGTAAAAAGGTGCTGGTAGTGAGCCAAAAAAGAGCAGCCTTAGATGTTGTGTACAACCGAATGAAGGAAAAGGAAATAACTCCGTTTTTAGGGTTGGTACATGATTTTAAAAATGATAGAAAGACCATTTTTGAAAATATAGCCCGGCAGGTAGATCGTATCGATGAATACAAAATGCTGAATAACGGTCTTGACTCCATTCAGTTGGAAAGAAAGTTTTTGCAAGTAAGCCGTAGAATCGATCAGATTTCCGAAGAATTGGAGGAATTTAAGTTTGCCTTATTCGATGAGTCGGAATGTGGTGTGGCTGTGAAAGAACTTTACCTTACTTCAGATCAGGATGCCCAAACTGTTAATTTCAAGCAAGAATATACCCAGTTCAGGTTAAATGAAATAGATGATTTTATCATCAGACTAAGGGATTACACAGAATATGTTGACAAGTTTGGTCGCCCTGAATACGAATGGTCAGACAGACGATCTTTCAAAGATTATGGCGTGGCGGAACGTCAGCGTCTCAATGAAATTCTGGATGAAATACCTGCCTATCAGGACGAGATTGCTGAACGGGCATTGAATATTGTTGGCTCTAAGCTCACCTTGGAAGATTTTGAATTCATACTGAGCAAGCGCGATTATATTGTGCAGATGCTGGGTACACTTAAAGATCCAAATGCCTATGAATACTTTCAGCATCTCAATAACTATAGCGATTCAGAAACATCGGCACTTTGGCTTTCCAATATAGAGCGCGTGGTGATGGAATGCTACAAAGGCGAGGGGCCTGAAGTATCTATTCCATCCGATCAGTTGGGCAAATTCCAGGAAACACTGCACCGAAATATGGACGCCCGTAAAAACCTTTTTAGGCTGATTAAGTGGCGATTGTTTTCAAAGGATAAATACTGGATTAAAAGAGTATTGGTAGAGAATGGCTTGAAAAGGAATAAGGAAGGATTCAAAACTTTAGTTGAGCGCATTGATAACCGCTTAAACCTGGAGCATAATATTACCAAAATGAAGGAGCGTGGTTGGATTATTGGAATACCTACCAACTATGAGAAAGTACAGTTTCAAACATGGTTCCATCTGTTTAAGCTCACCATTAAAGCCAAGTTGATTTTTAATTCACTGAGAAATTTCAAGCAGTATTTTAATGTTCAGAAAATTACCTATGGCGAACTGAAGGATAAGATTGAGCAACTTTTTGAAATCATCAAAGAAACACCACAGCGCAAAGAGAAATGGTTATTGTATTTAACGGAGGGCCAGATTTTAAGTATTGAAAACAATACGGAAATGGCTGCGGTAATGAAGGAATCTTTAAAAAAGGATTTTGAGGAGCTTTGCGACTTTGACAGGGTGCAGGATGAAATGGAGCCGGGGCAAATAAAGGCTTTAGATAAGTTGATTCAGGATGCGAAAGTGACTTCTACAAAGGATTTGGAAACCGTATTCCAAAATAGCATTCGCCTAGCCTGGATAGATCATATTGAAACGAAGTACCCCATTTTAAGATCGGTTTCATCGCGCAAGTTTCATAAACTGGAAGCGGAACTACAGAATGCTGTAAAGGAAAAGCTTTCTGTCACCAATGATATGCTCCTGCTCAGGGCGCGTGAAAAAACTTATGTAAACGCAGAGCACAATCGCCTGAACAATATGGTTACGTATCGCGATTTGTACCATCAGGTGACGAAGAAAAGAAGAGTGTGGCCGCTCAGAAAACTAATATCAGAGCATAGTAATGAGTTGTTTGATCTGGTGCCATGCTGGTTAGCATCACCGGAATCTGTCTCGGCTATATTTCCGATGCGGGAAATGTTTGACCTCGTTATATTTGATGAGGCGTCTCAATGTTTTGCAGAGAAGGGCATTCCTGCGATGTATCGCGGGCGTAAGGTGCTCATTGCCGGTGATTCCAAACAGCTAAGACCTAATGACCTGTATCAGGTGCGCTTTGATGATGAATCTGAACTACCGGAGTTGGAGGTAGACTCTTTGTTGGAGCTGGCCGAAAGGTATCTGATGAACATTCAACTGAACGGCCATTACAGAAGTAGGTCGTTAGATCTCATTGATTTTTCTAACCAACATTTTTACCAGGGCAAATTAAAACTCCTACCTGATTTTGATGTGGTGAACACCACTGAGCCTGGTATTGAATACCTTAAAGTAGATGGAGTTTGGGAGAATAATACCAATGACATGGAAGCCGATAAGGTGGTGGATTTACTCTTGAAAATTGCGGGTAGTTCTAATAAGAGTAGTGTGGGGGTGGTAACATTTAATGCCAAACAACAGCAGCATATTTTAGATAAAATTGATGAGAAGTTCATAGAACAAGGCGTTTTATGGCCGGAGGGGTGGTTTGTGAAAAATATTGAAAATGTGCAGGGTGATGAAAAAGACATCATCATTTTCTCAACAGCCTACGGGCCGGACCCAAAAGGTAAGATAGTCATGCAATTTGGTAGCCTGAATGCCAGCGGTGGGGAGAATCGATTAAATGTAGCAGTAACCAGAGCACGTGAGAAAGTGATTATTGTAAGTAGTCTCATGCCACAACAACTGAAAGTGGAGGACACTAAAAACGAAGGACCGAAGCTTCTTAAAAAGTATTTAGAGTATGCTTATATGGTATCGGAAGGTAATTTCCAGCCTACCTTGCCTGCCATAAAACCACATTCCGCCAATTGGTATTTAAAAACGCAGCTAATGAGCTGGGTAAACGACCATTCAGAAAATTTCACACTAACCGAAGAACTACCTTTTACAGATATTACTGTAAAACAAGGCGATCAATACAAGGCATTACTACTGACGGATGACGATTTATACTACCAGAGTCCATCGATTAAAGATGTGCACGTATATACTCCATTTACGCTGAGTAAAAAGAACTGGCGATTTAGGGGCTTCTTTAGCAGGGAATGGTGGAGCCACCGCGAGCAGGTGGAAGAAACGATCTTACGATTTGTAGAGGGGAGCTAG
- a CDS encoding DUF4386 domain-containing protein: MNLTPRNLSIITGLSYLVIFFAAIFANFFALESIINSPVETIQLNDFVVRLGIVAFLITVVFDVVIAWALKELYTNHPLTTLSTYFRMMHAAIMGVAIFALPLALKAATESEILAYIDTFNIIWLIGLFFFGIHLILLSNIANSPRWILVFLAIAGVMYMADTIAHFSLSNYENYASVFLALVAFPSIVGEMSFALWLLLKGGKNSQ; this comes from the coding sequence ATGAATTTAACACCCAGAAACTTATCGATAATTACCGGACTTAGCTATTTGGTCATCTTTTTTGCCGCCATTTTCGCCAATTTCTTTGCCCTCGAATCCATCATCAACTCCCCGGTTGAAACGATACAGCTGAATGACTTTGTGGTAAGGTTGGGAATAGTGGCCTTTCTCATAACCGTTGTATTTGATGTTGTAATTGCCTGGGCGCTCAAAGAATTGTATACAAATCATCCGCTAACCACCTTAAGCACTTATTTCAGAATGATGCATGCCGCCATTATGGGAGTAGCCATTTTTGCCCTTCCCCTTGCACTCAAAGCAGCAACAGAATCTGAAATTCTTGCCTACATTGATACCTTTAATATCATTTGGCTCATTGGATTATTCTTTTTTGGAATTCACCTAATATTGTTAAGCAACATAGCAAATAGCCCTCGTTGGATACTAGTTTTCCTGGCCATTGCCGGTGTTATGTACATGGCAGATACAATTGCGCATTTCTCCCTTTCAAATTACGAAAATTATGCCTCTGTATTTTTGGCTTTAGTTGCCTTCCCAAGTATTGTAGGAGAAATGTCATTTGCGCTATGGCTGCTCCTTAAAGGAGGAAAAAACAGCCAATAA